In the Pseudanabaena sp. PCC 7367 genome, one interval contains:
- a CDS encoding sulfite oxidase-like oxidoreductase gives MPVSNNDRVPQGQHLTRGFPVLTYGPTPEVSMEDWQLKIWGEVKPRLFSWQDMLNLPQSDFTADFHCVTTWSKLDVTWRGIRVTDFMAQLELPANAKHVLIHCYGGYTTNLAIAEFMRPDNFFAHQLDHQPLPAEHGGPMRLVVPHLYAWKSAKWVNGLEFTTERQLGFWERNGYHHRGDPWLEERYSI, from the coding sequence ATGCCTGTCAGCAATAACGATCGCGTTCCCCAGGGACAGCATCTAACCAGGGGTTTTCCAGTGTTGACCTATGGTCCAACTCCAGAAGTTAGTATGGAAGACTGGCAGTTGAAGATATGGGGGGAAGTTAAGCCGAGGTTGTTTAGCTGGCAAGATATGCTCAATCTGCCACAGAGTGACTTCACCGCTGATTTCCATTGTGTAACCACCTGGTCAAAGCTGGATGTTACCTGGCGGGGCATCAGGGTAACTGATTTCATGGCTCAGCTTGAATTGCCCGCTAATGCTAAACATGTATTGATTCATTGTTACGGCGGCTATACGACCAACCTGGCGATCGCTGAATTTATGCGGCCAGATAATTTTTTTGCCCATCAACTCGACCATCAACCCCTACCCGCTGAGCATGGTGGGCCAATGCGATTGGTGGTGCCGCACCTCTATGCTTGGAAAAGTGCTAAATGGGTGAATGGTTTGGAGTTCACCACCGAACGGCAACTGGGTTTTTGGGAGCGCAATGGCTATCATCATCGTGGCGATCCCTGGCTAGAGGAACGTTATTCAATTTAA